In a single window of the Nicotiana tomentosiformis chromosome 8, ASM39032v3, whole genome shotgun sequence genome:
- the LOC138896771 gene encoding uncharacterized protein, with amino-acid sequence MFVKGIGQIPIKKGRDPTPSEIYLHVHTHGNNTKNFDGEKSRIVHEKYQEILQQQTQSQSDIDQCKAYYEAAGGEKKRRVYSLGSQEKCYYGPNLRDSFGSDATSSAAPSNAQSTPIGNLDDLVTRLIHVLTDHIVPIIVERVRELVSLPSHQPNINLTNHPSDVAPTVPTSSTATNIDEVHALGSDDDHDSPASHS; translated from the exons ATGTTTGTTAAAGGAATTGGCCAAATA CCTATTAAAAAGGGTCGAGATCCAACACCAAGTGAGATATATTTGCACGTCCATACACATGGTAATAATACAAAAAATTTTGATGGTGAGAAATCTCGAATCGTACAT GAAAAGTATCAGGAAATATTACAACAACAAACACAGAGTCAATCTGATATTGATCAGTGTAAAGCATATTATGAAGCTGCGggaggagaaaagaaaagaagagtatATAGTCTTGGATCCCAAGAAAAATGCTACTACGGGCCAAATCTTCGTGACTCTTTTGGATCTGATGCAACTTCCTCAGCAGCACCTTCAAATGCTCAATCAACACCGATAGGGAATCTGGATGACTTAGTGACACGATTGATTCATGTACTGACAGATCATATAGTTCCTATAATCGTTGAGCGGGTACGCGAATTAGTTTCTTTACCCTCGCATCAGCCAAATATTAATCTTACCAACCACCCATCAGATGTGGCACCTACAGTTCCTACCTCTTCTACTGCTACTAACATTGATGAGGTTCATGCATTGGGTTCTGATGATGACCATGACTCTCCAGCTTCACATAGTTAG